One Sphingomonas limnosediminicola DNA segment encodes these proteins:
- the amaB gene encoding L-piperidine-6-carboxylate dehydrogenase has translation MTPADETREILDLAGIECAGKLVSYSPIDGKVIGRVTRGDPEQACARAAAAFEIWRNVPAPRRGELVRLLGERLREAKPVLAKLITLESGKIIQESLGEVQEMIDVCDFAVGLSRQLYGLTIASERPDHRMMEQWHPLGPVLVISAFNFPVAVWAWNAAIALVCGNPVIWKPSEKAPLCGEAVMTIVRRAMDRFGSAPEGLVQLVQGERDVGELLVDDPRIALVSATGSTAMGRDVGPRVAKRFGRVLLELGGNNAMIVCPSADLELAARAILFSAAGTAGQRCTTLRRLIVHESIADQLVARLRRLFAQVKVGDPRKSETLIGPLIDEASFKAMKKVLGGNIEQVEAVEGGFYVRPAIVEVGAQEGTVLKETFAPILYVLRYQELDEAIALNNSVPQGLSSSIFTLDLREAELFMSARGSDCGIANVNIGPSGAEIGGAFGGEKETGGGRESGSDAWRTYVRRQTNTVNYGTDLPLAQGIKFDLAP, from the coding sequence ATGACGCCTGCCGACGAAACGCGGGAAATTCTCGATCTCGCCGGTATCGAGTGCGCCGGAAAGCTGGTGAGCTATTCGCCGATCGACGGCAAGGTGATTGGTCGCGTAACGCGCGGCGACCCTGAGCAGGCCTGCGCGCGTGCCGCTGCCGCCTTTGAAATCTGGCGCAACGTGCCTGCGCCACGCCGCGGCGAGCTCGTGCGCCTGCTCGGCGAGAGGCTGCGCGAGGCAAAACCGGTCCTCGCCAAGCTCATCACGCTCGAATCCGGCAAGATCATCCAAGAGAGCCTCGGCGAGGTTCAGGAGATGATCGACGTCTGCGACTTCGCCGTCGGGCTGTCGCGACAGCTTTACGGACTCACGATCGCCAGCGAGCGGCCCGACCATCGAATGATGGAACAGTGGCATCCGCTCGGGCCCGTCCTCGTCATCAGCGCCTTCAATTTCCCCGTGGCCGTCTGGGCCTGGAACGCGGCAATAGCGCTGGTTTGCGGTAATCCGGTGATCTGGAAGCCGAGCGAGAAGGCGCCGCTATGCGGCGAGGCTGTCATGACAATCGTGCGCCGCGCGATGGACCGGTTCGGCAGTGCGCCAGAGGGGCTTGTGCAGCTCGTTCAGGGTGAACGCGATGTCGGCGAATTGCTTGTCGACGATCCGCGCATTGCGCTGGTCTCGGCCACCGGATCGACTGCCATGGGCCGTGATGTCGGGCCACGCGTTGCCAAACGCTTCGGCCGCGTTCTGCTCGAGCTAGGCGGCAACAATGCAATGATCGTCTGCCCCAGCGCCGACCTCGAACTTGCGGCGCGTGCCATCCTGTTCTCGGCCGCGGGAACGGCGGGGCAGAGGTGCACGACACTTCGCCGCTTGATCGTCCACGAGAGCATCGCGGACCAGCTTGTCGCGCGCCTCCGCCGACTATTCGCGCAGGTGAAGGTCGGCGATCCGCGCAAGTCGGAAACGCTGATCGGTCCGCTCATCGATGAGGCGTCGTTTAAAGCGATGAAAAAGGTCCTCGGCGGCAACATCGAGCAGGTCGAAGCGGTCGAGGGCGGTTTCTACGTTCGGCCCGCGATCGTCGAAGTCGGCGCCCAGGAAGGGACGGTCCTCAAGGAGACCTTCGCTCCGATCCTCTACGTACTCCGCTATCAGGAACTCGACGAGGCGATCGCTCTCAACAACTCGGTGCCACAGGGCCTATCTTCATCGATCTTCACGCTCGACCTCCGCGAAGCCGAGCTGTTCATGTCGGCGCGGGGATCCGACTGCGGCATCGCCAACGTCAATATCGGGCCGTCCGGCGCGGAGATCGGAGGGGCATTTGGCGGCGAGAAAGAAACTGGCGGCGGGCGCGAGAGCGGATCGGACGCGTGGCGCACCTACGTGCGGCGACAGACTAACACGGTGAACTACGGAACCGACTTACCCCTCGCGCAGGGTATCAAGTTCGACCTCGCGCCATAG
- a CDS encoding aminotransferase produces MKRERSDVNPLYEQMKTSVFERMSLLAAKHGAVNLGQGFPDFGWPDEVLEAATRALIEASNQYPPSRGLPALREAIAGHYERQQGLDLKPDHVCVTSGATEALGAAILATVEPGDEVVIFTPAYDSYAPMIRRGGAVPREVALQPPGWRIERDALKAAITPRTRAIMVNNPHNPTGRLFDLQELQTIADVAREHDLIVISDEVWEHVLLGGAQFTPLFAFPGMAERTIKIGSAGKIFSLTGWKVGWTISAPALAGVLARAHQFLTFATAPNLQTAVAFGLSEGDDWLSPMRDRFTRARNRMAGALSDAGYVVLPSAATYFLCVDLKASGIDLDDEAFATAAVERAGVAVVPLSAFAEQESSRHLVRLCFGKRDETIDAGVAAMARAKEMLA; encoded by the coding sequence TTGAAACGAGAGCGAAGCGACGTGAACCCACTCTACGAACAGATGAAGACCAGCGTGTTCGAGCGCATGTCGCTGTTGGCGGCAAAGCATGGCGCGGTGAACCTGGGGCAGGGGTTTCCGGACTTTGGCTGGCCCGACGAGGTCCTGGAAGCGGCCACTCGGGCGCTAATCGAAGCTTCCAACCAATATCCGCCGTCGCGCGGTCTGCCCGCTCTCCGCGAAGCGATTGCGGGGCATTACGAGCGGCAGCAAGGGCTCGATCTCAAACCAGATCATGTCTGCGTGACCAGCGGCGCAACCGAAGCGCTTGGCGCGGCAATCCTTGCGACGGTCGAGCCGGGCGACGAGGTAGTCATCTTCACGCCAGCATATGACAGCTACGCGCCGATGATCCGCCGGGGCGGCGCCGTCCCGCGTGAAGTCGCGCTGCAGCCGCCCGGCTGGCGCATCGAGCGTGACGCGCTCAAGGCCGCGATTACGCCGCGCACCCGCGCGATCATGGTCAATAATCCGCACAACCCGACGGGGCGGCTGTTCGACCTGCAGGAGTTGCAGACTATCGCCGACGTGGCGCGCGAGCATGACCTGATCGTCATCAGCGACGAGGTATGGGAGCATGTGTTGCTCGGCGGCGCTCAGTTCACGCCGCTTTTCGCGTTTCCGGGCATGGCTGAGCGGACCATCAAGATCGGTTCGGCGGGCAAGATTTTCTCGCTCACGGGTTGGAAAGTCGGCTGGACCATTTCGGCTCCAGCGCTTGCTGGCGTGCTCGCTCGCGCGCACCAGTTCCTAACATTCGCGACTGCCCCGAACCTCCAAACTGCTGTCGCCTTCGGTCTAAGCGAAGGCGACGATTGGCTCTCTCCGATGCGTGATCGTTTCACGCGGGCGCGGAACCGGATGGCGGGAGCGCTGAGTGACGCCGGCTATGTCGTCCTGCCCTCCGCCGCGACCTATTTCCTTTGTGTTGATCTCAAGGCATCCGGGATTGATCTCGACGATGAGGCCTTTGCCACGGCCGCTGTGGAACGGGCGGGCGTGGCAGTCGTGCCGCTATCTGCATTCGCGGAGCAGGAATCTTCGAGGCATCTTGTCCGGCTGTGTTTCGGCAAGCGAGATGAGACGATCGACGCCGGCGTTGCGGCGATGGCCCGGGCGAAGGAGATGCTTGCATGA
- a CDS encoding glutaredoxin family protein → MAKDQRIELYRMVLPTHTCPFGLLAKRMLDDAGLPFEDKILESREQVDFFKSEHGVETTPQVFVNGERIGGSEELARYLESAEADHA, encoded by the coding sequence ATGGCGAAAGATCAGCGGATCGAACTCTATCGGATGGTATTACCGACCCACACGTGCCCGTTTGGCCTGCTTGCAAAGCGCATGCTGGACGACGCCGGGCTGCCGTTCGAGGACAAGATCCTCGAAAGCCGCGAGCAAGTCGACTTTTTCAAGTCCGAGCATGGCGTGGAGACAACGCCGCAGGTCTTCGTGAACGGAGAACGAATCGGCGGGAGCGAGGAGCTGGCGCGCTACCTCGAAAGCGCCGAAGCCGACCACGCCTAG
- a CDS encoding YciI family protein, whose translation MHYLVAGILKPCSNDQVIALRDEWQEHLTQPNRTISLFGLLRDKEGKRQGYIAFIEAKSFEEAEEFMRQSPFYENDLYERVEIAEFQSQVGDFA comes from the coding sequence ATGCATTATCTTGTCGCCGGCATTCTGAAGCCATGCTCGAACGATCAGGTCATCGCGCTTCGCGACGAATGGCAAGAGCATCTAACTCAACCGAACCGGACCATTTCACTGTTCGGGCTTCTCCGCGACAAGGAAGGAAAGCGCCAGGGCTACATCGCTTTCATCGAGGCGAAGAGCTTCGAGGAAGCCGAGGAATTCATGCGGCAAAGTCCGTTTTACGAGAACGATCTCTACGAACGAGTCGAGATCGCGGAATTTCAGTCGCAAGTCGGCGACTTCGCTTAA
- a CDS encoding AMP nucleosidase, which produces MTRGINARQIVDQLAAIYDESVGNLRQALAAYVNDGTAPTSQARREGLFAYPELRVDHVGSLSRKNVARAFARLNQPGTYATSIARPELFRDYLVEQLEHLARDYDVDISVGRSASEIPYAYVIENSGIEVGNIGTAELSRFFPSNELVHIGDEIADGVWNATGHPARPLALFDGPRTDFSLARLRHYTGTPSEHFQHFVLFTNYVRYVDEFVAVAVDALRRKESRFTALSVPGALYERGELADAEAQIAAGQWRRHQMPAYHLMAEGGTGITLVNIGVGPSNAKTICDHVAVLRPHVWLMIGHCGGLRPSQTIGDYVLAHAYLRDDHVLDDVLPPEVPLPAIAEVQRALFEATTAITGEDEDSVKQRLRTGTVVTTDDRNWELRYAASSLRFNQSRAVAIDMESATVAAQGYRFRVPYGTLLCVSDKPLHGELKLPGQANAFYEKAISQHLRIGIEALNLLQREGEDLHSRKLRSFDEPPLR; this is translated from the coding sequence ATGACAAGGGGAATCAACGCGCGGCAAATCGTCGACCAGCTGGCCGCAATCTACGACGAGTCCGTCGGCAACCTGAGGCAGGCTCTCGCCGCTTACGTGAACGACGGCACCGCGCCTACGTCGCAAGCCCGCCGCGAGGGACTGTTCGCTTACCCAGAACTGCGGGTGGATCACGTCGGCAGCCTGTCCCGCAAGAACGTGGCCCGGGCCTTCGCTCGCCTGAACCAGCCGGGCACCTATGCGACAAGTATTGCGCGGCCGGAACTGTTTCGCGACTATCTCGTCGAGCAGCTCGAGCATCTCGCGCGGGACTATGACGTCGACATTTCGGTCGGTCGCTCGGCGAGCGAGATTCCCTACGCCTATGTGATCGAAAACAGCGGGATCGAGGTCGGCAATATCGGGACGGCCGAGCTGTCCCGCTTCTTCCCTTCGAACGAGCTCGTCCACATCGGCGACGAGATCGCCGACGGGGTGTGGAACGCGACCGGTCATCCTGCCCGTCCGCTTGCGCTGTTCGACGGACCACGCACCGACTTCAGCCTCGCGCGGCTGCGGCATTACACCGGCACCCCGTCCGAGCATTTCCAACACTTCGTCCTGTTCACCAACTATGTCCGCTATGTCGATGAATTCGTGGCGGTCGCCGTCGATGCACTGCGGCGGAAGGAATCACGGTTTACTGCTCTCTCGGTTCCGGGCGCGCTCTACGAACGCGGCGAGCTGGCCGATGCCGAGGCTCAAATCGCGGCAGGCCAGTGGCGGCGGCACCAGATGCCGGCATACCATCTGATGGCCGAGGGCGGCACCGGCATCACCCTCGTCAACATTGGCGTGGGCCCCTCAAACGCGAAGACCATTTGCGATCATGTAGCGGTGCTCCGTCCACACGTATGGCTGATGATCGGCCACTGCGGCGGCCTGCGCCCGAGCCAGACCATCGGCGACTATGTCCTCGCCCACGCCTATTTGCGCGACGACCACGTCCTCGATGACGTGCTGCCGCCGGAAGTGCCGCTTCCGGCCATCGCGGAGGTGCAGCGCGCCTTGTTCGAAGCGACCACCGCGATCACCGGCGAGGACGAGGACAGTGTTAAGCAACGCCTTCGCACCGGCACCGTCGTCACCACCGACGACCGCAATTGGGAGCTGCGCTACGCTGCCTCTTCCCTACGATTCAATCAGAGCCGAGCGGTCGCTATCGACATGGAATCGGCGACCGTCGCCGCGCAGGGCTACCGCTTCCGCGTCCCCTACGGCACGTTGCTATGCGTTTCCGACAAGCCTCTCCACGGTGAGCTCAAACTCCCAGGTCAAGCCAACGCATTCTACGAGAAGGCGATCAGCCAGCACCTCCGCATCGGCATCGAGGCGCTGAACCTGCTCCAGCGCGAAGGTGAAGACCTCCACAGCCGCAAGCTCCGAAGCTTCGACGAGCCGCCGCTGCGCTAG
- a CDS encoding S1/P1 nuclease, translating into MKVRFLLLAAGAAALLPSPAFAWGKTGHRVVAAIADTQLSGLARAHIKEILGGAESLDEAANWPDEMRSDPAPFWQKTSTPWHYVTLNGIMYDHAPPEGDALQALSHFRDVLRDPKASLADKQLALRFIVHLVGDLHQPLHVGKCCDKGGNDVMVKWFGKPTNLHAVWDSQLVDDEQLSFTELAAKLERHTSDQEVIDWWDIDPRDWISESAEIRDTLYPPPAKKPAKGKRSKGPQLPELSYSYVYKFSSVMERRLKQAGIRLAAYLNDVYAGPQPTIR; encoded by the coding sequence ATGAAAGTACGGTTCCTGTTGCTTGCCGCCGGCGCGGCCGCGCTCCTCCCGTCGCCAGCCTTCGCCTGGGGCAAGACCGGGCATCGCGTCGTTGCAGCCATCGCCGATACGCAGCTGAGCGGACTTGCCCGCGCACACATTAAGGAAATCCTCGGCGGGGCGGAAAGCCTCGACGAGGCCGCGAACTGGCCGGACGAGATGCGGTCGGATCCCGCGCCTTTCTGGCAGAAGACGTCGACGCCGTGGCATTATGTGACGCTGAACGGGATCATGTACGACCATGCGCCGCCCGAGGGTGATGCGCTTCAGGCACTGTCCCATTTCCGCGATGTGCTCCGCGATCCGAAGGCCAGCCTGGCCGACAAGCAGCTGGCGCTTCGCTTCATCGTCCATCTCGTAGGCGACCTTCATCAGCCGCTTCACGTCGGCAAATGCTGCGACAAAGGCGGGAACGACGTTATGGTGAAGTGGTTCGGCAAGCCGACCAACCTCCACGCCGTTTGGGATTCGCAACTCGTCGATGACGAGCAACTGTCGTTCACCGAGTTGGCGGCCAAACTGGAGCGGCACACGAGCGATCAGGAGGTGATCGACTGGTGGGATATCGATCCGCGCGACTGGATCAGCGAGAGCGCGGAGATCCGCGATACGCTCTATCCGCCGCCTGCGAAGAAGCCGGCCAAGGGTAAGAGGAGCAAGGGACCGCAGCTTCCGGAGCTGTCCTATTCTTACGTCTATAAATTCTCGTCGGTCATGGAGCGGCGGCTCAAGCAGGCCGGCATTCGCCTCGCGGCCTATCTTAACGACGTTTACGCCGGGCCGCAGCCGACTATCCGCTAG